The window GGCTTTATGGGATTATACGGTATTCTGTGCGGAACACTGTTTGTTTTGATCCATCTAGTCTCATTGCGTTCCTTCGGTGTGAAGTACATGTCTCCCATTGCGCCTTTGATACTGTCAGACTTCAAAGACACTATCCTGCGCGTACCTCGGTTCTGGATGAATCGAAAACCTCAGATGTTCTCTAAAAAATAGGGGGGCGAACAATGCGAAAATTATGGCTCTTGAGCTTAATCGCATTACTTCTCTGTTCAGGTTGCTGGGACAAGAAGGAAATCAACGAACTGGCAATTGTCACCTCAATCGGCATCGACCGGGAACCATCGACTGGCATGTATATTGCTTATTATCAAGTAATCAACCCACCGGCCCTCTCCTCGAGGCAAGGTGGCGGATCCAAGGCATCGGTTTACACGTATCGTTTCAAGGAATATAGCTTGGGCCGGTTCATTCAGAAGTCGAGCACGATGATGCCGCGTTTGCTTTTCACCTCACATTTGCATTGCTATATATTATCCGAAGAGGTGGCCCGTCATGGAATCATTGATATTCTCAACTACTTGGAAACGACTCCCGAATGGCGCATGAACGCTTATCTGTTTGTGACGGATTCCCCTCTACAGGCTGTAATGAACAGCTTTACGACACTCGAAAAGATGCCCGGTCGCCATGCCACCTCGCTTGTTCGCGTTCTTTCGCGGGGGTCCTTTGCGGGGGGCGTAGAGCCGATCCGTGTCAAAGACATCGTGACAGGTATGGAATTCCAATTGCCGACACTTATACCGATGATCCACTACCGCGGCAAACCGGCGGAA is drawn from Paenibacillus sp. V4I7 and contains these coding sequences:
- a CDS encoding Ger(x)C family spore germination C-terminal domain-containing protein, producing MRKLWLLSLIALLLCSGCWDKKEINELAIVTSIGIDREPSTGMYIAYYQVINPPALSSRQGGGSKASVYTYRFKEYSLGRFIQKSSTMMPRLLFTSHLHCYILSEEVARHGIIDILNYLETTPEWRMNAYLFVTDSPLQAVMNSFTTLEKMPGRHATSLVRVLSRGSFAGGVEPIRVKDIVTGMEFQLPTLIPMIHYRGKPAETTERLEQIDASKQAPSFFEDSAVFFKGRMDGRLDSQNKYYYHILNTKYRKFTETVKVGGSYVDVETNNVQVKRKWDRSANRLNILIHADLRILNNQQITKLTLQNVHKIEKAFNRVVADKAEKMVVLGRLNNWDLLGLQDEGATSDSWRRTSVNFSVTSDVTTTGNKSDPYTKEGKEG